The sequence below is a genomic window from Kitasatospora kifunensis.
CTCGTGCCGCAGCACCAGGGAGTCGGTGGCTTCGGCGGCGGGCACCAGGGTGTCGAGCCGGCCTGGCTCCTCGTCCAGCGAACCGGTCCGGCGGCTGCCGGCCCGTCGCACCCGGTCCAGACAGGCGTTGACCACGATCCGGTGCAGCCAGGTGGTGACGGCCGAGCGGCCCTGGAAGGTGTGCGCGGCGCGCAGGGCCGAGATGAGGGCGTCCTGCAGCGCGTCGGCGGCCTCCTCGCGGTCGCCCAGGGTGCGCACGGCGATCGCCCAGAGGCGGTCCCGGTGACGGTGCACCAACTGGCCGAAGGCCGCCTGGTCCCCGGCGACGTGCCGGGCCAGCAGCTCGCTGTCGCTCTGCTCGCCGGCCTCGGGCGGCTCTGGTCGCGCCGGTCCTGCCATCTGCCTGCCCCTCGGGTGCCGCTGGTCGCGCTCAGGTGGTGGCGGGCCGACCCAGCGGTCGGGACGCGCTGCGGCGACCTGACGCCGCAATCAGCCGGAGACCTTGATCTCGGACACCTGGCCGCGGTAACTGCCGTCCCTATCCTTGGGGAGGCTGGTCAGCCAGATCAAGAGGTAACGGGAGGTGACCGGCGAGCCGAGCTGGAACTGGCTGTCGGTGCCGGTGGTCTTGGCCAGTGGTTGGCCGAAGTCGTCGAGGGTGGCCGGGGCGGCGCCACCGGTGGCGGTGGGCACCCGCAGTTCGGCGCTGGTGGTGCCGATGAACTGGACCTCGACCGAGCTGATCGACTTGGCGGTGCCCAGGTCGACCAGCAGACCGGTGCCGTGGCCGATGGTGGTCAGGTCGGAGAAGTAGCCCTGGGTCTGCCAGGCGCCGTTGGGATTGCCGCTGTTGATCTGGGAGAGCAGCTCCGGGTGCATCGGCCCGGTGCCGCTGGGGTTGAACGACTGGATCTGGGCGATCGACAGGGCGGTCGGCTTGGCGGAGGGGCTGGTCGAGGGCTGCACGCCGGCACCGCTGGTGCCCAGCGCCTGCTTCTCGGTGGTGGTGGTTGCGCCAAGGCGGCCGGCCAACTCCCAGGAGCCGTAGCCGATCGCGGCCAGCAGCACCACCGAAACCGCGCCCTGCAGCACCCGCTTGGCCCGGCGTCGGCCTGGGTGCCGCACCGGCGCAACCGGCGCAGGTGGCGGGACCGGGGCGTGCATCGGACGCTGGCCGCCCGGTGGCACGGCTCGCAGCACCTGGGTGCGGTTGTCCGATCGAGCGGGCGCCGGGTAGCGGGGGGCGGCCCGTTTGGGGGCCGACTGCTCCGGTGCGGGCTGGCGGATCTTGGGGAGTAGCGCGATCTCCTTGGCCAGCGCTGCCGGTGAGGTGATCGGGGTCAGCGCGTGCGGGGGCGGCTCGCACAGCACCCGCGCGGCCAGGTCGGCCAGGCCCTGGTGGACGCCGGACCTGACCTGCTCGGGCGGCGGAACCTGGGCGAGGCCCTCGGGCAGGCCCGGAAGGTCGTAGCGGTTCTCCGGGTGTGGCCAGTGGTGGGTCAGCGCTGCGTAGAGCAGGGTGCCGATCGCCCGGGTGTCCGTCAGCTCGGCCTGCCGGTCGGGCAGCCCGCGTAGCGCGGCATCGACCGCCACCCCGTTGATCCGGTACTGCCCGGTGTCGGTACGCAGGACGCAGCGCGGGGTCAGCCGCAGGTGTGAGCGGCCGCTCTGGTGCGCGGCGGCGATCGCGTCGGTGACCTGACGGACCATCTGGTAGGCGTCGTAGGGCTCCATCGGGCCCGGGGCGAGCAGCGTGGCCAGGTCGGTGGCGTCCGGCAGCCACTCCCGGATCACGTAGACCAGCTCGCCCTCCTGGACGGCGTCCAGCACCTGCACGAAGCGTGGATCACCGAGCAGGGCTGCGGAGCGGGCGGCGTCCAGCACACCCTCCGCGCGCTTGCTGCCCGCCGCGAGCAGGTGGACGCCGACTGCGCGGCGCAGCTT
It includes:
- the sigM gene encoding RNA polymerase sigma factor SigM yields the protein MAGPARPEPPEAGEQSDSELLARHVAGDQAAFGQLVHRHRDRLWAIAVRTLGDREEAADALQDALISALRAAHTFQGRSAVTTWLHRIVVNACLDRVRRAGSRRTGSLDEEPGRLDTLVPAAEATDSLVLRHELRRELGAALAELPAEQRAALVLVDMQGYPVAEAAELLGVPVGTVKSRCARGRARLLPLVRHLRAGAEPDDGPSPATASPAGGVSRETPPGPARVDPPPGNRPGTASVPSRGPGIPAQEQSLEGDATPR
- a CDS encoding protein kinase family protein, with the protein product MADRTKDRTKAVVDRAAARTPAESPNEATGEITAPLSAAEIAAELADRPAVEPAGADGELTATQVLPVGLTPAGSAQAEDAPGSATQESAEEPAAATDAAPDTDDTDDTVVVAEADLDSGDATGGAPDDHFPVPPRHSGDKIADRYRLEECISQSTAFSSWRAVDEKLRRAVGVHLLAAGSKRAEGVLDAARSAALLGDPRFVQVLDAVQEGELVYVIREWLPDATDLATLLAPGPMEPYDAYQMVRQVTDAIAAAHQSGRSHLRLTPRCVLRTDTGQYRINGVAVDAALRGLPDRQAELTDTRAIGTLLYAALTHHWPHPENRYDLPGLPEGLAQVPPPEQVRSGVHQGLADLAARVLCEPPPHALTPITSPAALAKEIALLPKIRQPAPEQSAPKRAAPRYPAPARSDNRTQVLRAVPPGGQRPMHAPVPPPAPVAPVRHPGRRRAKRVLQGAVSVVLLAAIGYGSWELAGRLGATTTTEKQALGTSGAGVQPSTSPSAKPTALSIAQIQSFNPSGTGPMHPELLSQINSGNPNGAWQTQGYFSDLTTIGHGTGLLVDLGTAKSISSVEVQFIGTTSAELRVPTATGGAAPATLDDFGQPLAKTTGTDSQFQLGSPVTSRYLLIWLTSLPKDRDGSYRGQVSEIKVSG